The Candidatus Nitrosoglobus terrae genome segment ATCAGTTAACGAAGAGGTAAATAGCTCTACTCAAGGGGGGATACGTCGGGATAGATCCCAGTCTCAAAATCGGGGGCGATATAACTCCAGTCGCCAGCAAAACTTCAGAAAAACTGAGAATCATGATGATCTTTCCGCAGAAATAAAAGTAGAGCCTACTAAAGCGATAGTAGAAACTTTAGAGAGTCAAGATAGGCCAGTAACCGTTGAAGGTACTGCTGTAATACCATTAAGGACTATCCGTAGTCGGCGTGGTGGCCGTCGTCGCCGTTCCAATGGAGCGAACAATAGATATAGAGTCAGTAATAATGGCCGAAACGAGCTTTCGGAGCAATCAGAGGGAAGTAAAGTTACTGAGGGCGACATTGAATCTTCATTAACAGTGACTAGGAATTCCCCAGAATCATCTACAGAAATAAATGGATCCAATGGAAAAATCTCGCTACCCATAGAGGAAAGGGAATTAGTCTCTAAAGAGACTGCTCCTGTTAGCTCAGCTATGATTGCTCCTACGAATGAGTAAGCTATAAGCGTGGTAGGCAGTAAAATTTCTTATTTAAAAGGCCGTTAAATATTTTATAGCGGGTAACCGTCTCTCTTTGAGGAGGCTTATTTTGATAGCCTCCTCAATAAAATTTACCTTATTCTTCTAAGCTATCGTCTTCCTAAGCTTTTCTGTTTTGCACCAAGATATTTCTAACCCGCTCTAAATCAGTCGGAGTATCAATCCCTGGGATAGGAATCTCCTGAGCAATAGCCACATGAATATACCCCCCATGATACAGAATCCGTAGCTGTTCTAACTGTTCAGTTTGTTCTAGTTTACAAATAGAAAGGGTGGAGTAGTGGCGTAAAAACTGGGCACGATAGGCATAAAGGCCAATATGACGATAGCAAGGCCATAGTATAGATTTAGTAGGGCTATCATTTTCAGAGGTAAAATTCTCCCTATCCCAAGGAATGGGGGCCCGGCTAAAGTAGAGGGCATAACCTGCAGCATTACAGACCACTTTAACGATATTCGGATTAAATAATTCTTCTTGATTAGAGATAGGGACTCTTAGAGTGGCAGCATCCGCTTTAGGATGGGCTGCTAAATCGGCAGCTACCTGAGCAATAAGCTGAGCAGGTAATAATGGCTCATCCCCCTGAACATTAACGATAATAGTTTGATCCGGATAACCTCGTTGAGATATCACTTCAGCGATTCGATCTGTTCCTGATGTATGCTCAATGGAGGTCATACAGGCTTCAATGCCAAAATTTTTAGCAGCGGCTTGTATACGACTATCATCCGTTGCCACTAAAATCTCTTCAGCGCCGCTTACTTGAGCTTTTGCTATCACGTGGGCTAACATGGGTTTACCTGCTAGATCTAATAGAGGCTTCCCCGGCAGACGGCTAGAGTTATAGCGGGCGGGAATAATCACTTTATAAGCCATTAGGCAATTGCGCTCCATTTCCTCGCGGGAGGTCGGCTTAGATAACCAGAATATTCAGATAATATAAGCTAATTGATATTGAGTCATTTTTTGTTAATGATTAAAGAATGTTAAGAGTTTTTACAAATTTTATGAGGTTTGTTTTTAGCTGAAACCCTGTGGTCATTGGTTTTGGACGGATAGGTTTGCTGAGTGAAATCGAGGATATCAAAATGTCTATTTTTTACATTTGTATTGCCTATGAAAATGGTATTAATAAGCCCATGCCCTCATCCTTGAGCGGCCAGATGTTAAAACCTTTTACACCTTAAAGTGAATACTATGAAAAAAGAAAAATTGTTGACAATAGCGATATGGACAGTTAGTGCGTTCTTTATGTCTAATACTGTAAACGCTACGCTGATAACAGGTATTAGCTCAGCCTACGGCCTGCAAGCTCACTTCAGTGCAGCAGGAAATACTATTGGCATTAATATAGATCCAGAACCCATAGCTTCAGGAAGTAGCCCAAATCCTTATATCGTCAATAAACAATTACTCAATGTCCAAGCGGACATTCCTCAGGTGCTCTCATTAGATACAGGTACTCTAGCCAGTAAGTGCAATATTTAATATTGCTGGGCAAACGTATTCGGCTCAAGCTACTTCAATGGTCTCCGGCTTTAATTTTAAAATGCTGGGGCAATCATTAGCAGATGTACTTGATTTCAGTACTATGACTTTGAATGCATCCGCTATTAATATCAATGGCCATCTAGCACTTAACGGAAACACGGCTATAGAGAATGTGAATGTACTGGGTCATGCACTCATCAATTCCATGGCTCCTATAGCGCCCAATACAATAATAGATCTAAGTACCTTCGGTATCACAAACGCTAGTTTAATCCTTAATGAACAATTTCAAACTGCAGACAGCATTACTGTCAATGCACTGGATTTAAAGCTCAATGGATCAAGTATTATGGGGCTTCCAACGTTGATTAGCGGCGACCTTATTCTAGGACACAGTATGGCTCAGCTTGTTAACAGTCTGGCCTCTACTACTATCGATAACCCTTCAGTACTCTTACTATTCTCTACGGGTCTCATTATTCTCGGTATCGTTACCAATAGCAATAGACGAAACCAAAAATAGGATTTTTTACTAGGATAAAAATCTTCCCACACTACTATCTGTAGTAACCAAGCATAAACAAACGCTCAATAATAGAGGATTATTGAGCATTTATTTTAGAATGCTCTAGTAGGCCATAAATTGAACAATAAGCGTGCTTTCATGACTGTAAAGAAAGGCCCAGGCTTTGTAAGCTAAATTTTATGTAAATATTTATTTAAGGGTACGCTTAATGTAAAGCTATTGCACTTGCAGTAGCATCTATCTTAATTCTTAAACCCAAAGCTGCTGTATTAAAATACTGCTGGAGTATGAGTGTAACGCTCCATTTTTTACTTACGCTGAGTTTGGTGCCTTAAATCTAAACATGACCTTTTAATCGCTAAAATTTGCTGTGCTTCACAAAAAAGCATTACCTTAATATGTTATGATATAACATATACTATAAAAATAAGGGAAAGCTATACGAGTCATGCATAACGTACTTATTTTTTTTTTGCGCTTGCTACCAGCATTATTTTTCTGCCGGCGTACGCAGAACAGCAGCCAGCGAAGGAATTAGAACCCGTAACAGTAACGGCTCCTATACAAGAAGAAAGTTTAAAAATTAGAGTGCCAACGACTGTACTAAAAGGTGATGATTTGCGCCTGAAGATAGGAGATACCATCGGTAAGACTTTAGAGCAGGAGCTAGGTGTTGCTAATCAATCTTTTGGTCCTGGTGTGGGTAGACCCATGATCCGAGGCCAGAGCGGGCCGCGGGTGAGGGTGCTAGATGATGATATTGGTAGTAACGATGCCTCTTCGATCAGCCCTGATCATGCTGTAAGTACTGAGCCTTTATTGGCTGATCGGATCGAAGTATTACGAGGGCCAGAAGCTACTTTACTTTATGGTAGCGGTGCCATGGGTGGCGCAGTGAACGTTATCAGTAACCGTATTCCAGAGGATATGCTGAAACACCGATTGGGAGGGGCTATAGAGCAGCGCTATGATAGTACCACTAATGAGACTGCAACCGTGGCGAAAATAGAGGGTGGGCAGGGGCCAATAGCGATTCACTTGGATGGATTTTATCGAGATCATGGCAATATGGTGATTGGAGGCCAAGCGATTGATGAGGCTGCTGCTCGTTTTAGCGATCCTACACTGCCGGCACAGTTAGAAAATTCTAAAGGCGTACTGCCTAATTCGCGAGGAACCGCTATCAGCGGATCGGCTGGATTTTCTTGGATAGGCGATATAGGTTTTGCTGGGGCTTCTGTGAATCATTTGTTTAATGATTACGGTATTCCGATCAATGGCACAGGTGATGATATTACCCGTATTCATTTACAGCAAAATAGATATGATTTTAAAAGTAAGCTAGACAATCCTGTTAGCTTTGCCCAATCTCTAGTCATGCGTTTAGGTTATACCGATTACCAGCATGCCGAAATTACTAATAACATTGTCAGCGATTTTTTTGCTAATAAAACTTATGAAGGTCGGGTAGAGCTGACCCATCAGCCTATTGGACTGCTGCATGGAGTAGTGGGTTTTCACGGTATTGCCAGTGATTTTAGCGCTATTGATAAATCAGATGGCGATATTCTTATTCCCCATTCTCAAATTAACAACTTTGGCTTATTTGTGGTAGAGAATTTTGATCTAGGAGCGCTGAGCTATCAGCTAGGTCTGCGAGTGGAAAATGATAGGATTGCCCCTGATGCTAAAGGCTCATCTAGCTTTAATTATACGCCAGTGAGTTTTTCGGCCTCTGGGCTATGGGAAATTAATGATCAGCACAACTTGAGTTTAGCATTCACGCGTTCACAACGATCACCTCAAGTACAAGAATTATTATTTAATGGCTTTCATGATGCTACCCGTAGTTTTGAGTTAGGGAATCCTAACCTTACGACTGAGACCTTTCACAATTTAGATCTGGGCTATCATTTTCAATCGGATTGGATGCAAGCTGAGATTGATCTCTTTCAGAATTGGGCTAGTGATTATATTACCCAGCAGCGTAATGGCCAGTTTGTAACTGAAGAAGGAGATCCCTGTCCTATGGACACCCTTTGTCCTCCCGTGGTGGTTACTAGCCAAGCCAATGCCGTATTTAAAGGCTTTGAAGGTAAGCTGATTTTCCCAGTGATGGAAAATCATCAGGGGGCAATTAAGCTGACTTTATTTAGCGACTATACCCGAGGCCAATTTACCCATGGTGCTGATATACCCCGAATGCCGCCGCTGCGTTATGGATTACAATTAGATTATGCTAAGGCTAAATTTTCTAGTAATGTGCGATTAACTCGTGCCGAAACGCAGAAACATGCCGGCCAGTTTGAAGCGCCAACCCCCGGTTATATACTGTTAAATCTTGGCGCGCAGTATCAAGTGAAAGCTGGCCAGGATATCCAGCTATTAGCGTTCGCTAGAGGAACCAACCTGCTTAATCAAAATATCCGTAATTCTACTTCCTATCTACGTAACTTTGCACCCGAAGCAGGACGAGGAGCAGAAATTGGGATTCGTGTCAATTATTAGTGCTCGTGCTTGTTAACGAGATTTTCTTATCACCAGTTGATCTTGGCCTATTATTTTTTGGTAATAGATTTTTTTTATGCCTAATATAAAATTGTCAAGATTATTGACAATATTTAATAGCTTCTTGGCCGATTGTAGCTGGAGGTAGGGAGGTTTACTATGAAGTGTAAAGAATATGGATATGATTATCTTTGTTTTTTGTTAATTTTTTTTACAGCAACTGCTTGGTATAGAATCATAATATATTGATTTTTATAAAATAAAATATAAGGGCATAAAAATTGCATATCTATCTGTATTAGATAAGTAAAATTATAAATAGGAGTATACAGATGCGTTTAGCAATGATGTACGCTGTGATGCCCTTAGCCGTAGTTTCTATCGGTACTGCTCAGGCAACACCAGCAAATTTACTAGTAAATGGTGATTTTTCGCAAGTCACTCAGAATATTACCGGCTCTGCTCAATATGGTACTCAGACCAATGCTTATGGAGATTTCATTAAGGGATGGCAGGGGGGCTGGGGAGATGGCATCTGGTATCCAAATGCCGCTCAAGCTACAAGTGAAACTCCGGCGGGTCGAGTAGGTTTAGATCCACTGTCTGCAGTTACGGCGCCGCCAAATACAGATAGTGGCGCTTTTGTGGGTCTTAGCGGCGGTTCTTCAGTATATACCGACACCCTAATGGGTGGAGCGACTATTTACCAGCACTTTACGAATTTAACCCCTGGTGCCACTTATCAAGTAAGTTTTGACTGGGGGCTTACGCAGACTCAGAAGAGCAGCGCACCTACTCAGAGTAGTACACCTACTCAGAGTAGTATACCCGCTCAGAGTAGTACACCCACTCAGAGTAGTACACCCACTCAGAGTAGTACACCCACTCAGAGTAGCGGATCATCAGCTGATGCCTCAAGTTTTCTGAAAGTCTCGTTAGGTAAGAACACTCAAAATACTCAAACGCTAACGACTTCTAATGGAGAGTTTACCGGTTGGCAGCATACGACAGTCCAGATTACAGCTGGATCAAACCAAGCCTATCTGAATTTACAAGCCATGAGTGATACCTATAAAGCGCACCCAATGGCTGTATTGGCAAACGTATCAATGAGTCGGCTTACCTCGATTCCAGAGCCTTCTGCGTTTGCGCTTTTTGGGGTTGGTTTAATTGGATTAATGATTCCAAGCTTTTTTATGCCTAGCCGATGCAGGGTAGGCAATGAGATGTGAATATATTTTGAGTCGCTGTAACAGCATAGCGCAGCGGGAATAAGGCACGAGATCTAGAATGTTGACTCGTGCCTTTTATGCTTGGATTATTTAAAATTTAACAATTTACCCATAATTTAGCGTTTCTCAACTAAAGGCCCATAGGTTTTAGGAATACGATTAGCGAACATATGTACATTACTCATTAGGTTTTTTTGCCTTGTAGCCGCCAGCTCAACCACATCAAACACTACCTTATGCATTTCGGTAAAGAACTCAGTAACAGCTTCAACATCCCATGTTGGGAATTGTGAAGGGGGAACTACCAGACTTCCAGCGCTATAAGGGGCATCAATACGATTAGCAAGAATGAGTGCACATCGGTTATCTACCGCTAGCGTTAGGGCAAGATATCGGCGCTCATTGCGATTTTGTAATCGTGCCGGCCATAAGATGACATCAGCGCCATTGACCCCTAAGCAGCGGGCGGCTTCTGAGAACATAGAATCATATCCCATGATTATCCCAATTCGACCAAATGGAGTATTAGCCACGGGATATTCACTACCAGCTGTGGCCCATTTTCGCTCATCGGCGAATAGATGCACCTTGCGATAGGATAGGATGGTTTTACCCTCGGGGCCAATTAAAAAGGAAGTTGGATAGAGCTTTCCATCTATCTTTTCCACATTGGGCACCAATACGGCACACTTATTTTCTTTGCATAGGATAGAAAATGTCCTGACTAACTCAGCATTGAGATCCGCAAGCCTTTGAGCTTCTGCAGCATCAATACGCCAATTAGGTGAGGCAACATATTCAGGTAATACGATGAGCCGAATTCCAAATTGGGCGGCGTACATGGTTTGGGTTGCCACCTGATCTAAGGTAGTTGGCTGTGTTTCGCAGACATGGCTTTGTACGGCGGCCATATTAAACACGGCCTTACTGGGAATGATGGCTTCTTCATTAATGTTAGCGACTGCCGTTTCCTTATAGGGCTTAGTTAAGACGGTATAAGTATCGGGGCGGCGATCGGCAAATCTATCCGCCCCAAGACCTAAGTGTTTATTATCCGCTAGCGTAGGATCAATCTCGCTCACTGCTAACCCATGAGTATCCCATGGAATCTGAGCATGTAAATTTCCCTTAGGGTCAATGATCATGCTACCCCCAGGGTAGTGGATAGAGCGTTCTTGGCCAGATTTTGAGGCTGCACAAATCCAGACACCGTTCTCATAAGCCCGCGCGGGTCGCCATGTCTCAGCTTGGTCAATGAGGAAGAAATTTGCCATATCAACAATAACCTGTGCTCCATTAAGGGCTGTACAACGGGGGATTTCCGGTATGCGGCCATCAAAACAGATCATCATGCCTAATTTACCCAGTTCCGTGGCCACTACTGGAAATCCCCGTTCCCCAAAGGTAAACCAATTCTGATCATGCGTAGTTAAAAATTGCTTATGGTAGTGAAGGATTAAATCCCCTTTTTTGTCTAATAATATGCCCGTATTGAATATTTTTTGCCGCTCAGGATCCCATTCAATCATGCCACTGGCGATAAACATATCGTTATCCCGCGCCATTTTGGCTAATCCTTTAACGAATCGGCTATCCATCTGCCCGGCAACCTTGCGAGCGTGCTCTGGAGAATTATAGAGATAACCCGCATTCATGCATTCGGGAAATACCAACAACTTTACTCCTTGCATAGTGGCTTGCTTAACGTAATAATTACAGATCTCTAAATTAGCTTCTTCATCACCTAGCTTTGCAAGGGTTTGAACCACCCCAGCGCGGTATTCATACGATTTCATAGCGGTTCCTCATCTAGTTTTTAGGAATTGAGTTTACAGAAACCCTGATAGAGTTTAAGGGATTAATCTGTTTAAAAATAAACTAGATAATCCATAAATTTAGTTTAGATGAGGAGAAAGCCATTAGAAAGATTAAAAGAAGTAAATTATGGTTATCTATGAACTAGAAGCAGGCGCTTAAAGCGATGGTATTATTTGATGATAAAAAATCTAAATATGGAGTACTGAGCTATGATAGTAACTTGCTATGTTTGCGTAATAGCTCTGTTTGTACAGCAATTATGGAAAGCGGGGGAAAATAATGCCTGGATTAACACTGCGTGATGGGCTCCGGGGTAAATGCCTCAAAGGGACAGCTATTGAACTTTCCAATGATTCAAGCACGGGGGCAACACAGATCCTAGCTGAGAAATTCTTTCAGATTACCTATCCTATCCACAATCTACTGAAGGGTATCGAAGCCATTGGGCCCAACCGAGGCGGGCCAGTAGCTGTAATTGGCGAACGTGGTTTGGGTAAGTCCCACTTGAGCCGCACTCTACCTCTATCACGCTGTCAATGATGCCGCATCTGTTCGCTGCTGGAAGTGCTGTCGCCGTTTGTTGAAATTTCAAAAAATTGAGACTGAGTAATGAATAAAATTCCCACCCGCTTAAATAAAGAACCTTTAATCGAAGCAATATGGCAAGCGCAATTTGAATCCAAGGAAGGTTTACGTGTTATTGATCTGCTACCCGGTATCTTGTACACAGCCTTTAAGACTGAGCACCAGGATTTGCAGTTACATCGGCTACCGACAGCAGATATTCCAGCACCAGTTGCACAAATTGATCCTAATCTACGCTTTTCTGCCAAGTACCGTATGGAAGAGCCAGATAGCCCATTCTTGTTTCAAGTAGGTGATCGCGTTGTTACCGTAAATTGTAGGAAGCCTTATGCCGGCTGGGCTGCCTTCAAGAAGAAAATACAGAAGCTTGTGGAGGTAATCGAACGCAGTGGTTTAGTGCCATTACCTATACGCCATTCGTTGCGCTATATTGATTTATTAAGCCTTGATCCAGCAGCCCCAAATCTCGATGCATTACAGGTCAATTTCAAGATTGGGCAGTGGTGTCTGAATAACCATCCAATACAAATGCGTGTTGAGATTCCTGATGGTGATTGCAATCACATTATACAAATTGCCACACCTGTAGAAGCCAGTTTACCTGAAGGCAAATTTCAAGGCTCTGTAATCGATTTGGAAACTTTTTCCAACACACCGCTTCGTGGTTGGTCGGACATATGCAGCCAAATAGATCAGATACATGACCGTTCAAAGGTAGTATTTTACCAACAACTGCTAACACCAGAAGCTATCCATCTCATGGAACCGGAGTACTGATATGCTAGCAACCACGATAGATACACCGAACATCCCACCGCTGCAGTATCCGGTTGTTCAACAAATTCAAGCAACAGCTGAGTCGCCAATACCAACCTACATAGAACGGCCAAACAAAGGGTTTCATTACATATCGAGCAACTCCAGCACTGTCACTACACGTATAACTAATCTTCTCAAAATTGAGCAATTGGGCTGGAGCGAGCTAGAAGCTCTGGAAACCTATCTGCGCTTACGCAACTTTGCAGATGATTGGGATGCCCCCGGTATGGAGGCATACGATGACTTGTAAGCGCGGCGATGTAATTTTGGTGAGGTTTCCACACTCTGATTTAAAAACCTATAAAAAACGGCCAGCTTTGGTCGTGCAAGCAGATGGGTTAGCTACTGACTTACCACAAAAAATTATTGCTTTGATCACCTCTAACATAAAGCGTGTAGGCGCTACTCGTGTGCATTTCCAGCAACAAAGCCAAGAAGTCCAAACCATGGGCTTGTGCAAGTATTCCGTTGTTGTGACCGACAATCTTGCCACCGTTCTGGATCGTGAAATTGATAAAATCATCGGTTATTGCCCTGTCATGCCTGTGGTGGATGAAGCGTTGAAACAAACGCTAGGGTTGATGTAATGTCCACCGAAAAACAACTGCTCGCTCAGAAAGTCGCCACGGTCGTCGACATAGGCAAGGCTGTTGCGCTAGAAACGATGGACTTTAACGACCCTAACTGCCCCAAGACCTGTTTGGAGGTGGATTTCCTCATCCTGCCAGTCAATCAGATGGCGATCATCGAGAGCAACGCAGGCAAGCCGATCTACCAGATGTCGAAATGATGGGCATGGAGACATTCCATCGTGTTCTGCTCGATCCTGATCACAGCGGCCACCAAAGCTCCAGACAATCCGTCTCACGCGGCTAAACTAGTGTAGGGCAACTACTAAACCACCACGCGGCGCGTTCAAACACCTGAAGATAGCCAGTATCTTCATGGGTGGGACACCACGCTGGTGGAAGGCTCGTGCCTCGGTATGTAGATGGTCGGCAACGACCTCAACCCGGCGGCGTAGTTTGTGGTCAAGCAGGAACTGGCTAAGGTCGATTTGGAAGATGTGGTCGCGGCTACGCGTTGGGATCAGCTCGCGCTGAGAAGATTTGCTTCGGGTGCTATGGTCAGCGTGATACGGCGCAAGTCTATGGGCATGGTGCAGCTGATTGCAGTCAAGCAGGATGGGACACGGGCACCGACGATTGAGCAGCAATGTGAGTGGTATCTATGAGCAACAGTGACATCACCGAGCTTTACACCAGAGCGACGGTTAGAGCTATTTACCCACCCAGACTGTGGAACCCACCTTACAGAGGGAGCTGAAACACAAAGGCGCAGCGAATGGCGATGGCAGCTATTCATCGGAGTTGATTGGGTATGTAGAGATATCAGCTAAATATCCTTGAAAGCTCTGATAGATGTTGAATATGGAAATTATCACCCACCGTGGCTACTTGTCTGCTCTCACTTAAGCCATCGAGGCTTATTTCGATTATTTGACAGCCAATAGTAGTGTAAATCTAGTATCTACTTAAGGGCTAAGTGGCGGAGAGGGCGGGATTCGAACCCGCGTGGACTGCAATAGCCCCAACCGATTTCGAGTCGGTGCCGTTGTGGCCGCTTCGGTACCTCTCCTAGAAAAATAGGGTCAGAAATATTTTCTGGCCCTAGATATATTACATGGAAAGCTATGTGAACTCTCCGGAAATCACTAAGCTAAGCTTAGGCTTTCTATTTTTTTGAGGTTTGGGCTACTAAATAATCAACGACCTCAAGCATACGTTGAAAGCTGCCTGCTAAATCAGCATCAGTGCGATATTTGCCATTCACGATCATGGCGGGAACCCCAGTAATACCAGAGGATCGGGTTGTCGCTACGGCCTGTTGAGCCTTACCTTGCACTGCAAAAGAATCAAACGTGGATAAGAACTCCTCTTTTGCAATGCCTTGAGTGGCAAAAAAATCAGCCAACGCTGCTTTAGTGTTAAGGTTAAGTTTTTTAAGATGTATGGCATCAAATAGAGGTCGATGAATTTTATCTGCTACTCCCAATGCTTGAGCTGTGTAAAAAGCTTGGGCACCGGGCAGCCAAGAATCACGAAATACTGCTGGGATTCGTATAAAAGTGATTTGATTCGATTTATTTTTTATCCACTTTTCTAGTAAAGGCTCAAAATGGTAGCAGTGAGGACACCCATACCAAAACATCTCAATAACTTCGGCTTGATTAGTCTTTGGAGCGGGGAGCGGTGGATCAATGAGCTTGTAATGTACTCCCTCGGTAAAAGCAGGTGGCCCTGCTGTTACTGGCAGCGAGAGAGTAAGCAGCAAAGAAAATAAAAGCAGTGGCCATGAAGTAGATCGCAGCATGTTTTATGCCTCTAGCAGTAGAATAGAAAGCTAAATTAAATGGATGTCAATGCGCTATCTGTAAGCCTGAGAGATAGTGAGAAATTGCTGTAATGTCCTTATCACTCATTTTTCTAGTGACTCCCTGCATCATCATATTAGGATCATTAGCTCGTTCGTTATTGCGGTAGGCTTGTAGCTGGCTTGTCATATATTCGGCATTTTGACCAGATAGGCGAGGCCAAGCTGCTGCCGGATTACCACTGCCGGATGGGCCATGACAAGACATACAAGCGGGTGTACCGCTTTCCTTATCACCTTGTTGGAACAGTTTTTTTCCTAGTTCAACGTATTCTTCGGGTGTTTTTCCAGTGTTCATTTTTTGGCTTGCGTAGTAGACAGCAATGTTATTGATATCTTGGTCGCTAAGCCCTACTGCCATAGGAGACATAATGGGGCTGTTACGGGCTCCAGATCTAAAATCCTGTAGCTGCTTTTTTAAATAGGTTGCATTTTGACCAGCGAGGTTAGGCCATTCTGGGTTAGGGCTATTGCCATTAGGGCCATGGCAGTTTTGGCAAGGAACGGTTATAGCTTCACCTGCTTTTGCATTGCCCTCTACGAGAGCAGCATTAGAAGCGGTGGTAAATAAGACACAAGCAGTAATCGTGGCGAAATGTTTTAGCATCATTAAAACCCTCAGTATCTAGAAGTATTTTTATGAAAAACGCCTATGCTAAGGCATCCCAAGGTTTGTATGCATGCTACACTGCTTGGGAGTATTTTTCTAGCCTGCTATGGGGTCTAAAAATAGTTTCTGTATCAATATTACGAAGCAAGGACGGTTTAAGAATGAGATGGTAAATTCTTTTTATCATAAAGCCTCTTATCAAGGCAGTGCTTATACTTTATCCCAGCTACCTCCAGATAAGGGGATAGAAGTTGCTTTCGCCGGTCGCTCTAACGTAGGCAAATCAAGTGCTATTAATGCGATTACTAACATTAAGGGGCTAGCTCGAATTAGTAAAACGCCGGGGCGCACCCAGATGATTAATTTTTTCCAACTGGATGCCAGCCGTTATCTAGTGGATTTGCCAGGCTATGGGTATGCCAAGGTACCGGAATCAGTAAAACAGCAGTGGCGGTTGCTCTTAAGCAGCTATTTAGAACAGCGTTATTCTTTACGTGGTATTGTGCTGGTGATGGATATCCGTCATTTATTACAACCCTTTGATGTTCAAATGTTAGAATGGTGTCAAAGTAGAGGTTTACCGGTCAGGGTGTTGTTAACTAAGAGTGATAAACTAAAACAAGGGGCCGCAAAACAGGCTTGCCAAAAAGTAACTACGTACCTGCAAGAGTTTTTTCCTTTTGCTCAGACGCAGTTATTCTCTGCCCATACTCGGGTGGGTATTGAGGAAATTCAAGCTCAGTTGGATATCTGGTTCAATCTTACGTAGCTAAAAGTGCCCATAAAAAAAGCCTCGGTTTAAGGGGAAAAACCGAGGCAACAATTAGTCCAGATTAGGGGAACCTGGACTATAAATTCGTTTTACTCAAAAAGAAGGCGAGAACATAAAATTAGACTACGATAAATTCCCTTAGTTTCAGCTTTATATCAATACCTATTGATTCATATTATATGAATCTTATTAAAAATATAGCCTAATTTTAGTATTAAAACAATATTTTCTTATTATTTCTCTACCCTCAATGGGTCTGATCCCAATTAGTACCACTACCCATAGTAACAATTAAAGGTACCTTTAATTGAGCGGCCTCCATCATGCTTTTTTGGATAGCTGCGGCAGCAGCCTCTAATTCATGCTCAGCAACCTCTAATACCAGTTCATCATGAACCTGCATAATCATGCGAGCACTGGTTTTTTTCTGCTGTAACCAGTTATCAACCTGAATCATGGCTCGTTTAATAATATCTGCGGCGCTGCCTTGCATGGGTGCATTAATAGCAATACGTTCTGCTTGGCTACGGACTTGAGGCTGTCGGGAATTAATATCAGGTAGATAGAGACGTCGGCCA includes the following:
- a CDS encoding TonB-dependent receptor, translated to MPTTVLKGDDLRLKIGDTIGKTLEQELGVANQSFGPGVGRPMIRGQSGPRVRVLDDDIGSNDASSISPDHAVSTEPLLADRIEVLRGPEATLLYGSGAMGGAVNVISNRIPEDMLKHRLGGAIEQRYDSTTNETATVAKIEGGQGPIAIHLDGFYRDHGNMVIGGQAIDEAAARFSDPTLPAQLENSKGVLPNSRGTAISGSAGFSWIGDIGFAGASVNHLFNDYGIPINGTGDDITRIHLQQNRYDFKSKLDNPVSFAQSLVMRLGYTDYQHAEITNNIVSDFFANKTYEGRVELTHQPIGLLHGVVGFHGIASDFSAIDKSDGDILIPHSQINNFGLFVVENFDLGALSYQLGLRVENDRIAPDAKGSSSFNYTPVSFSASGLWEINDQHNLSLAFTRSQRSPQVQELLFNGFHDATRSFELGNPNLTTETFHNLDLGYHFQSDWMQAEIDLFQNWASDYITQQRNGQFVTEEGDPCPMDTLCPPVVVTSQANAVFKGFEGKLIFPVMENHQGAIKLTLFSDYTRGQFTHGADIPRMPPLRYGLQLDYAKAKFSSNVRLTRAETQKHAGQFEAPTPGYILLNLGAQYQVKAGQDIQLLAFARGTNLLNQNIRNSTSYLRNFAPEAGRGAEIGIRVNY
- a CDS encoding PEP-CTERM sorting domain-containing protein gives rise to the protein MRLAMMYAVMPLAVVSIGTAQATPANLLVNGDFSQVTQNITGSAQYGTQTNAYGDFIKGWQGGWGDGIWYPNAAQATSETPAGRVGLDPLSAVTAPPNTDSGAFVGLSGGSSVYTDTLMGGATIYQHFTNLTPGATYQVSFDWGLTQTQKSSAPTQSSTPTQSSIPAQSSTPTQSSTPTQSSTPTQSSGSSADASSFLKVSLGKNTQNTQTLTTSNGEFTGWQHTTVQITAGSNQAYLNLQAMSDTYKAHPMAVLANVSMSRLTSIPEPSAFALFGVGLIGLMIPSFFMPSRCRVGNEM
- a CDS encoding choice-of-anchor P family protein, with the protein product MAGQTYSAQATSMVSGFNFKMLGQSLADVLDFSTMTLNASAININGHLALNGNTAIENVNVLGHALINSMAPIAPNTIIDLSTFGITNASLILNEQFQTADSITVNALDLKLNGSSIMGLPTLISGDLILGHSMAQLVNSLASTTIDNPSVLLLFSTGLIILGIVTNSNRRNQK
- the kdsB gene encoding 3-deoxy-manno-octulosonate cytidylyltransferase, with the translated sequence MAYKVIIPARYNSSRLPGKPLLDLAGKPMLAHVIAKAQVSGAEEILVATDDSRIQAAAKNFGIEACMTSIEHTSGTDRIAEVISQRGYPDQTIIVNVQGDEPLLPAQLIAQVAADLAAHPKADAATLRVPISNQEELFNPNIVKVVCNAAGYALYFSRAPIPWDRENFTSENDSPTKSILWPCYRHIGLYAYRAQFLRHYSTLSICKLEQTEQLEQLRILYHGGYIHVAIAQEIPIPGIDTPTDLERVRNILVQNRKA